Genomic DNA from Brassica rapa cultivar Chiifu-401-42 chromosome A04, CAAS_Brap_v3.01, whole genome shotgun sequence:
GAAAAAACTTGGGGagataaaagaaaagaaggcAAAAGAGAAAGCTGGTAAGATTAAGATCCAAAATACTGAGGAAAAGTTGAAGGATTTGAAGCAGAAGTGCTTAGACCTTGAAGCTCAGCTGGAGACTGAGAAGGCAGAGGTTTTGGCTGCAAGTGCTCCTCTCTTGTTGtctgatgatgaagatgttttCTGATGAATTGAGTTCTTAGGTACTTGAGTTTAGATTCTTCTAATGCTAGGGTGTTTTGGTAACTAAATGGTTTGTAGTTTGGCCTTAAGACTCTTTCTTTAATTGTAACCAAGACGTCACACCCGGATGAAACATTCGCCTTTAACTCTCAAATGTTAAGTAGATATAGACCTACGGTACGGATCATCTAGTTTTTATACCCTAATTGTTTTAGGCTCATAAATATCAAGTGTTTCTTGATGGAAAAGTAACTATCTTTGGGTGTCTGAACAGAGCATTGAGTCATGTACCAAAGAAGTTGCTTGACGTATGATACTATTAATAATcatatgttatttaattatgACAAGGTATTATTAAGTTACAATTAGCTCAAGTTTATTAATTATGCATGCACCttctttagtatatatattcaGTTACATTAAAATAATCCTCAAACACACAAAACTCCATTTGCCTAAGCTGCAAGTAAAGCTTCTTCTCTGTATCACAAGAAAACTCAGATCGTAGCAATGTGGAACGGTGATGGAACAGTTGATATCAATGGCTTTCGAGTTTACTACACAGAGGTAAAAACAACTGTTTTCACTTAACAATGATCACTTTGGTTAGTGTCTTTATACATCAAACTTGTTCTCAGGTTGAGTATGTGAGGAGAATCTTTGAAAGACACCCAGAAACAGCATCAAATCTTCGTCCAATGAACCAGTTGGTGAAGAACGCGTACTTGAACAACCTCCTTGACCTCATCGACATAGCTTGCTTAGCTCCTCAGGAGCTCACAGAGGAGGAGCTAAGAGATGCTGAGAACACGCTTATGGATCTGGTAGGGGTAGGTTTCGAGTTGGATTGGTTGAAGAAGAAGCTTGAGGAGCGTtgcgtgaagaagaagaaaatggaaaCGCGTGGTGATCGCATGAGAGAACTCGATAGAATGATTGTGGAACAGAGACGAGTGTTGCTTGCGCTTGAAGTCGAACTGAAGAATGAAGAGAACGAGGCTGTTTCCCACAGTGCTCGACTTGGTTTCGAGGATGTTGTTTGAAATGAAACTCACTAATAAAGAAGCCTAAATGTTTTTAGGTCTCCTCTTTACGTGCTTGAGAATATATGTGTCGTTGTCTTAAGTCTTAACTACAAGAATGGTTTGAATAAAGGGAATATATTTAATGGGCAGATAGCAAAGAGATGAAGTGAAAAGAAAAATGATTATTTGATTAAGTCTATGTGCTCTGTTTCCAAGAACAGAGCATCAACATTAGGGTTTCTTTATTTCACATGTGTGTTTCTTCATGGAAAAGGTAAACAGTGTATAATGGATGTCCTACTCAGCCTAACTGAGATTTTGCGCCAGTTGCCTCAAGAAACCTCGAAGTATGATCTGTTTGACGAAGATGTTGCACTGGAATAAATTAGAACCAACCAAAGTGATCACTGTAGATGTTAACCTTAGAAGATATTTTCTGATGTCACAGGTAGGTGTTTTGGTCTGTTTGTTCGAGTCTCTAGGGTACTAGAGCCTCCTTCGAAAAGAAAATAACCCAAGGGAGATAAATGGAAAGCAAACAATTACATTGGAAAAGTTATGCCTCATATAAAGATTTGAGTCTGTATCTCACTCCAACGGCTAACCGAGAGTGATTCTTTCAATGGTCAGTGATAACTGATAAGACATAAGCTATCGAGATAGCTTATCTTTGGTAAAGAGAGCCTTGATGATAAGCTAAGACCATCTGCAGCATATCATGACATCATCAACGTTGGATGATTTTATCTGATTTGGGCACTACCTGGTGTGTTCTGGTCAGAACGTTTCAATCTCTACGTGTATACTTTTATCTCTATTAAGCAAGTTGGGCCCATTTCGAAATCGCTAGGTTATCATCATCAAAGAGTCAAATAAAGAGAGAATAGAGCAATTCTTACCAAGCTTCAGCTCGCAGATTCAATGCATAAAGCCAAGCAAGCTAGGGGCAGAGGACATTTATGTCTGGCTCCCTCTTCACACTGGAGTCTACTCATCCAAATCTGGATATAACTCGCAAGCACAACAAGCCCCACCGTCGAATCTCCACCCATCTATGCAAAACAATCTAGAGTTCAGCTGGTTAAAAGATGTTTGGTCATCCaaaacaaccccaaagcttAAAGTCTTTCTCTGGTCAATCTTACAAGGGGCTTTACCTATAGGCGCAGAACTCCAAAGAAGAGGAATGATTTCTGCAGCCCAATGCCCCCGATGCACCGAGGTAGAAACAGCAATGCACTTATTCTTCCTCTGCCCTTTCGCCAAAGAAGTTTGGAACATCATGCCCCTCAAGTCACCAGTTCACCTAGCTGAGGATACTGACTTCAAATTGGCACTAGTCCGGTTCCG
This window encodes:
- the LOC103862991 gene encoding MATH domain and coiled-coil domain-containing protein At3g58210; this encodes MWNGDGTVDINGFRVYYTEVEYVRRIFERHPETASNLRPMNQLVKNAYLNNLLDLIDIACLAPQELTEEELRDAENTLMDLVGVGFELDWLKKKLEERCVKKKKMETRGDRMRELDRMIVEQRRVLLALEVELKNEENEAVSHSARLGFEDVV